The nucleotide window CAGCTAATACGAGGTATATTTTTGCTTGAGTTTTGGACAGATCTTTTGTCGCATCTTGATGGATGTTTTTGCGGATGAAGCTATATCTAGCGGGCGATATTTTTTCTTGACCGCCATTTTGTTTGTAGTCATCATAGGTTTTATTCGTCATGATGAGTTTACTATCTGTTATAAAATCTTGTTTTGCTTGGCTGATTTCTTGCTTGGTACCACCAGCGTCATGTTTTTGCCAACCAGTATTGTATTCGCCTTGTCGCATCCAGTTGATAGCGGGGCCAGCTAGAATAGAAAAACGAATATCTTTATTCGCATTCATTGCTTTTGGAATCACCCAACCAGCTTGACTAGCGCCCCATAGCCCAATTTTATTTACACTATCAGGGTATTTTACTTTCAGCCATTCGATGACTTGATTGACTTCATTTGCTCGGTCATTCATTGATTGGTCTAGCCAATTACCAGATGATTTACCGACCCCTAATTTATCCCAAGAAACTGAGATATAACCTTGTTTGGCGAAGCGTTCCATCAGCGGTTTATATCCACCACTTTGAGTCGCTTCTTGTGGCCCATCTCCGTGAACAAAGACGATAATTCCTTTAGGCTTATCGTGTTTTGGGGCAGTAATGACGGCAGACAAATCTCCACCAGAAGTTGGAATCGTAACTCTTTTTTCGTTCATTTGGTAATCATTTCCAAGCAAAAATATGAGCATTAAGACGACGATAATTGCGCTTATAGTTATGGTTATTTTTTTCGATAGTTTCATTTTATCCACTCCATCATATGCCATTCTTTGACACCAGTTAGTATGCTTATTAGTATATTTTTGTCTTTCTTTATTACTTGAAAACCTAGCTTTTGGTAAAGTTGATAAGCGATAGTATTGCTCTTTGAAACATATAAAGTGATTCGTTCGTTAGGAAAATAACTTATACAGTGAGAGATCAGAGCTGTTCCAATGCCTTGACCGCGAGAAAAAGGAGAAACGGTAATAAAATCGATGTATCTCTCATTTGCTTTTGGTTTATGGGAAAGTAGCCCCAGTAAGAAAATTAATTTAAGGCGTTGTGAAAAAGAAAGAAAATTACTTAGTGAATGAAATAAATGGTAATATGAATCTGCTTTACTCGTTAAAAATAGGCAGCCACAGATTTTATCATTATTCAGTGCAATAAGGAGATTTTCGCCCTTTTCAGTATAAATGTAGTGACAAAAAGCGTACATAAGTTTGTGTACTTCTGCTTCTGAGAATAGCAAATGAGTAAACTTTGATTTAAATCCGTTGCAAATTAAAAATACGACTTCTTCTAGTATAGTTACTTTCTCAAATGCTGTAATAGCTTTAATAGAAATGTTCATATTTTCACCTCAATAGAATAAACCATGGCATCTGGATAGGCTAGAGAAGCATAGATATTCTCGTAGATTAGGATGTTTTTGTTAGTATAAGTCAGTTCTTCCAAAAAGATACTAGCTTGCTTTTCCACCGTTACTTCATCTTCGGCAACAAAATTTTTATACGCATATTTGCCAGAAGGAAAAGTGAAATCGCTTGTTTCTTTTGTACTTTTACAGCATATTACACCAGTTTCTTGCTCGGAAAAAATATAAAACGGTTCCTCTATATGAGGTAGATCTAGTTTTGCGGCCAGAGAGTAGTTAATCGAACCATAATCAAGTAGTTGCTCTGGTATTTTTTTATAGTATCGATTTGCTCTATCTACAAAAGTAGTTTCGTTTAAGGTGATTTCTTTTTGCGAATGGATAATTTTTTGGATAGTTTTCTGAATGTCTAACAATTCATCGATTTTTTGTTGGAGATTATGTTCTGCTTGTTCTAGCATGGGAGTTACTTTTTCACCAAGTAAACTTTCTTTTATTTCTTGAATGGAAAAGCCGATTTTTCTGAAAAGAATGATTTGATACAATCGATAAATATCTATCTCTTCGAAAAAATAGTAACCATTTTCTGAATTTCTTTTAGGTGCCAATATACCTTCGTCAATATAATGGCGGATTTTATATTTGGAAATTTGAAACAATGCAGCTAGTTCGCCTGTGGAAAGAGTTCTCATAGTATACCTCCTAATGATTTAGTTTTATTATAAACCATGTGGTAACCACGCGGTCAAGTATGATAAAAATAGTTAAAAAAGCACATTTGATAATGAGAATCATTATCAAATGTGCTTTTTTGTGATATAATAAACAAAGATTTATTAATGGGGGTTAAGAGACACATGGGCGAAATAGCAATGAAAATGGCTAATACAGCCAAAAAAGCAAGCCAAATAGAAACGCGATACCTAAATAAGACGTGGAGGAAAAAGCAATGATTGATAAACGTCTCTTCCAACTGATGGAAAAGAAATCGTTAGTACTGCTTATTCTTTTTCGTGTCATCAGTTTAGGATTAATGATGATGCTTTGGTTCGTTTTTGCGCAACAATTAACAAATTACTTAAGCGAGCAAAGTATGGATATATTATTGTTAGTTGGCACAGTGACACTCGTATTAATTGGGAAGTCAGTACTTACTAAATTAATGGAAAAACAAACGTACAAAGCGTCGGCGGAATTACGCTTATCCATGCGCCGAGCTGTTATGGCGAAAGCTTTTCGATTAGGAGATAATGAAGGACAATTACCAGCGTCTACTTTAACTCAGCTTGCAGTAGATGGGATAGAACAGCTTGAAATTTATTATGCGCGCTTTTTACCGCAGTTATTTTATTGTTTGATTGCTTCTTTGATGATTTTTGGAAGTTTGGTTGGTTTTTCGTGGCAGCCAGCAGTGGTGTTACTTATTTGTATGCCAATGATTCCGATGGTGATTATGGCAGTGATGAAAATTGCGAAAAAGATTTTGAGCGGTTACTGGTCTAATTATACGAACCTCGGAACAAAATTCCATGAAAACTTAAGTGGTCTCAGCATTTTAAAAGCTTATGATCAAGATAAGTATAAACAAGAAGAAATTGCAACGGATGCGGAACGGTTTCGTAAGGCGACAATGAGCTTGTTGTCGATGCAATTAAATTCGATTACAATTATGGACATCATTTCCTATAGTGGAGCAGCTCTTGGAATTGGTATGGCTTTAATTGCATTTACAAATGGAACAATTAGTACGGTAGGAATGTTGATGTTCCTATTATTAAGTGCAGAGTTTTTTATTCCGATGCGTCAACTTGGATCGCTATTTCATGTCGCGATGAATGGGATTAGTGCTTGTAGTAAATTGTTCGCATACTTGGAATTACCGGAGCAAATGTATGGAACGAAAGAACTGACGGCACCTTTGAAAAAAATGGAGATTTATGATTTGACTTATACTTATGAAAACGAAAAAACAGAAGCGCTCCAAGGAATTTCAGCTAGTTTTCAGCAAGGGACTTTTTCCGCGTTAGTAGGGAAGTCTGGCTCTGGGAAAAGTACTTTTGTCCGTGTATTGTTACATCAGTTGTCTGGATATCGAGGAGAGATTGTTTGGAACGATTTGCCACTGACTGATTTGTGTGCGGAAGCTATTCGTAAGCAAAGCATGTTAGTGGATAATCATGGCTATCTTTATGCCGATAGTATTCGAGCAAATTTAGTAATTGGTAGTAAAGAAGCAACTGATGCGGACTTATGGAATGTTTTGGAGCAAGTTTGCCTGGCAGATTTTGTGAGGAATTTACCGGAACAATTAATGACATCTTTACAAGAAAATGGAAGCAACTTATCTGGTGGTCAGCGTCAACGGCTTATTCTAGCACGTGCATTGCTGGCGGAAGCGGAACTGTATGTTTTTGACGAAATTACTTCTGGTGTAGATTTGGAAAGCGAAAAAATAATTCTCCAGGTTTTGCAAAAATTAGCTCAAGAAAAAATCGTGCTCTTTATTTCGCATCGATTATATAATGTGTTGCATGCGGATCAAGTGATAGTATTAGAAGCTGGGAAAATGGTAGAAATCGGATCTCCTGAAAAGTTACAGCAAGATTCCAGTTACTTTAAAAATTACTTTTTAGAAGAAGAACAGTTACTAAAGTGGGGGGGCTTGAAATGAAAGAATGGACAATTATTCGTTGGTTATTACGCTTTGTAAAACCGTTAAAACTACGTATGGTTACAGCAATCATACTTGGAATTATTAGTAATTTGGCGGTGATTGCTATTTCGTTAATTGGAGCGTATGGTATTCTGGCAGTTATTTTAGGGCAACCGCTCCATCCAGTAAAATGGCTATTAGTGATGCTAGCTTGCGGTATTACCCGAGGTCTAGCGAGATATTCGGAACAGTATTTAAATCATGATATTGCTTTTCGATTACTCGCGATTATTCGAGAACGGATTTTTGCAACGCTTAGAAAACTTGGCCCGGCTCGTTTATCTGGTAAAAAAAGTGGAGATTTAATTACGGCGATTACAACAGATGTCGAAGCTTTGGAAGTGTTTTTTGCGCATACTATTTCGCCAGTTTTCATTGCAGTTGGAACGACGATTGTGACGGTGGGCTATATAGCAATGTATGATGTTGGCTTAGCGATTATACTGTTCGTTGGACAAGTTCTAATTGGTGTTGTTTTGCCAGTCATAAGTTATAAACGAAATGCGCGGATTGGGGCAGACTATCAAGCGGAATTTGTCGAGCTAAATCAAACGGTCATGGAAAATATCGCTAGCTTACAAGATATTTTTCAATTTAATCTAGGGGAAGAACGCTTGGCAAAATTAGATGGTAGCGGACAAAAGTTGAACAAACAATATCATAAACGGCTAAAACAAGGAAGTCAGTTGCAGATTTTTAGCGAGTGCGTATTAATTGGGACGGCCGCCGTGATTTTAGGATTAGGAAGTTTTTGGCAATTATCCTTAGAAACGGTGTTAATTGGGACGGTGTTAAGTCTAAGCTCATTTGGATCGGTCCTTGCTTTGAATGGCTTAGGGAGCGCGTTGTTAACTACTTTCGCTAGTGGGAAGCGATTATATGCTTTAACAGAAGAAAAGCCAACCATTTCTTTTGAGGGGCAGCTGGAATTAACGGATTTTGAAAAAGCCGAACTTGACCAAGTTAGTTTTAGTTATGATGGGAAACAGCTAATTTTGAGTGATTTGTCGCTAGATTTACCAAAAGGAAAATGGCTAGGAATTGGTGGCGAAAGTGGTAGTGGGAAAAGTACATTGATGAAACTGCTAATGCGATACTTTGATCCAGAAGGGCAGGTTCGTTTAAATGGCAACACACTTCCAACTGTTACTGAGACGTCTCTTCACCGACTTGAGGGTGTGATGGAACAAAGCACGTTTTTATTTGAAGATACAATTGGTAATAATATTCGGTTAGGTAAAAAAGTGGCGACTTTGGAAGAAGTGGAAATGGCTGCGAAAAAAGCTTCTTTAGACCAGTGGATTGGTACTTTACCAGACGGTTATGAAACGAAAGTCGGGGGTAAGGCGCGGAATTTGTCTGATGGCGAGCGTCAACGGGTGGGCCTAGCGAGACTATTTCTTCACGATGCTCCGTTATTATTACTGGATGAACCAACGAGTAATCTCGATTATCTGAATGAGCAAACGATTTTGATGGCATTACGGTCAGAAGTTAATGATAAGACAGTTTTTCTGATTTCGCACCGAGAGACGACATTAGATTTAGCGGAAGAGCGGGTTTATTTGGAGAAAGGGAAGCTAAAGAATATTGTAGAGTGACGTAACAAGATAATTATAAAAGGTAAATATGCTTTTCTATAGCTGTTTTTATATTTCAAGTGTAGCAATTAATTATATTTTCACTTGAAATGGGTATTTTCTCTATGTAATTAAGTTATAAAATAATAAGCGCGTATAATTGTTCAGCGCAAGACCGAATATATGGTCTTGTGCTGTCTTTTTTGTCTATTATTTTGAAAATAGAGGAAAGGAGGAATGTATTACGAATCTTTATCTAAAATTATCTAGAAACAAAAAAATTGGTTTGTTTATATTAACTATTTCGATTAGTACAAATTAAATTCAATCATTGGGATTTTTCCCAAGTTAAAGAGAAAGCCTTGTTATTGAAAACGCTTATATCTATACTTTGAAAAGTAGAGGCGCGCTCTATAATAAAAAAAGGACTGATTTCACATGATGCAAAAACTTCAGAGATTTGGTGGAGCGATGTTTATTCCTGTAATGATAATGCCGGCTATGGGGCTTCTCTTAGGTATTAGTAATACTTTACTGAATCAAGAAATGGTTGGAAGTATTGCTGCTGAAGGAACACTTTGGCATACTTTTTGGAAAATGATTTTTGATGGAAGTTATATAGTTTTCCAAAATATACCTTTATTATTTGTCATTGGTTTGCCAATCGGATTAGCGAAAACCTCTAAAAGCAGGGCGGCTTTAGAATCATTTGTCATCTATATGTTTTTTAATGTCTTTATTCAGTCGCTATTAACAACTTCCGGTGATACTTTTGGTGTTAATTTGGCAAAAGCTGGCGATGGTTATACGGGTATTGCTTCCATTGCAGGAATCCAAACGTTGGATACAAGCATTGTAGGAGCGCTGATTATTTCAGGTATAGCCGTTTTTTTACACGAACGATTTTATAATAAAAAATTACCTGATATTTTAGCCGTATTTCAAGATAGTGCATTTGTAACACTTATTGGCTTTTTTGTAATGATTCCACTAGCGATACTTACTTGCTGGGGGTGGCCACATATCCAAGACTTAATTTTTTCCATGCAAGGTTTCTTTAAAAGTTCTGGTGTACTTGGTGTTGGTGTTT belongs to Listeria ivanovii subsp. ivanovii and includes:
- a CDS encoding amino acid ABC transporter ATP-binding/permease protein — its product is MKEWTIIRWLLRFVKPLKLRMVTAIILGIISNLAVIAISLIGAYGILAVILGQPLHPVKWLLVMLACGITRGLARYSEQYLNHDIAFRLLAIIRERIFATLRKLGPARLSGKKSGDLITAITTDVEALEVFFAHTISPVFIAVGTTIVTVGYIAMYDVGLAIILFVGQVLIGVVLPVISYKRNARIGADYQAEFVELNQTVMENIASLQDIFQFNLGEERLAKLDGSGQKLNKQYHKRLKQGSQLQIFSECVLIGTAAVILGLGSFWQLSLETVLIGTVLSLSSFGSVLALNGLGSALLTTFASGKRLYALTEEKPTISFEGQLELTDFEKAELDQVSFSYDGKQLILSDLSLDLPKGKWLGIGGESGSGKSTLMKLLMRYFDPEGQVRLNGNTLPTVTETSLHRLEGVMEQSTFLFEDTIGNNIRLGKKVATLEEVEMAAKKASLDQWIGTLPDGYETKVGGKARNLSDGERQRVGLARLFLHDAPLLLLDEPTSNLDYLNEQTILMALRSEVNDKTVFLISHRETTLDLAEERVYLEKGKLKNIVE
- a CDS encoding alpha/beta hydrolase family protein, which encodes MAYDGVDKMKLSKKITITISAIIVVLMLIFLLGNDYQMNEKRVTIPTSGGDLSAVITAPKHDKPKGIIVFVHGDGPQEATQSGGYKPLMERFAKQGYISVSWDKLGVGKSSGNWLDQSMNDRANEVNQVIEWLKVKYPDSVNKIGLWGASQAGWVIPKAMNANKDIRFSILAGPAINWMRQGEYNTGWQKHDAGGTKQEISQAKQDFITDSKLIMTNKTYDDYKQNGGQEKISPARYSFIRKNIHQDATKDLSKTQAKIYLVLAEKDKNVDSAETKQVYKEEVQKDKLDVKTIPNVEHQMINPAIANSELLINVVGLMLPKYFLMDNAYLDYCEKVVSQQ
- a CDS encoding MerR family transcriptional regulator, yielding MRTLSTGELAALFQISKYKIRHYIDEGILAPKRNSENGYYFFEEIDIYRLYQIILFRKIGFSIQEIKESLLGEKVTPMLEQAEHNLQQKIDELLDIQKTIQKIIHSQKEITLNETTFVDRANRYYKKIPEQLLDYGSINYSLAAKLDLPHIEEPFYIFSEQETGVICCKSTKETSDFTFPSGKYAYKNFVAEDEVTVEKQASIFLEELTYTNKNILIYENIYASLAYPDAMVYSIEVKI
- a CDS encoding ABC transporter ATP-binding protein/permease gives rise to the protein MIDKRLFQLMEKKSLVLLILFRVISLGLMMMLWFVFAQQLTNYLSEQSMDILLLVGTVTLVLIGKSVLTKLMEKQTYKASAELRLSMRRAVMAKAFRLGDNEGQLPASTLTQLAVDGIEQLEIYYARFLPQLFYCLIASLMIFGSLVGFSWQPAVVLLICMPMIPMVIMAVMKIAKKILSGYWSNYTNLGTKFHENLSGLSILKAYDQDKYKQEEIATDAERFRKATMSLLSMQLNSITIMDIISYSGAALGIGMALIAFTNGTISTVGMLMFLLLSAEFFIPMRQLGSLFHVAMNGISACSKLFAYLELPEQMYGTKELTAPLKKMEIYDLTYTYENEKTEALQGISASFQQGTFSALVGKSGSGKSTFVRVLLHQLSGYRGEIVWNDLPLTDLCAEAIRKQSMLVDNHGYLYADSIRANLVIGSKEATDADLWNVLEQVCLADFVRNLPEQLMTSLQENGSNLSGGQRQRLILARALLAEAELYVFDEITSGVDLESEKIILQVLQKLAQEKIVLFISHRLYNVLHADQVIVLEAGKMVEIGSPEKLQQDSSYFKNYFLEEEQLLKWGGLK
- a CDS encoding GNAT family N-acetyltransferase translates to MNISIKAITAFEKVTILEEVVFLICNGFKSKFTHLLFSEAEVHKLMYAFCHYIYTEKGENLLIALNNDKICGCLFLTSKADSYYHLFHSLSNFLSFSQRLKLIFLLGLLSHKPKANERYIDFITVSPFSRGQGIGTALISHCISYFPNERITLYVSKSNTIAYQLYQKLGFQVIKKDKNILISILTGVKEWHMMEWIK